A segment of the Trifolium pratense cultivar HEN17-A07 linkage group LG7, ARS_RC_1.1, whole genome shotgun sequence genome:
gtttcagttttgttaactcattaatattgactaatgttatacactgaaactattagtcttgttaaatggttttaataagttatacaccgaaaccattagtcttgttaaatggtttcaatatgttaactcattaatattgactatgaaggtaaaatagattttttgaaTCCTTAAATTTCAGCAACAAGAGATGCTTCCTGCCATGTTCCCCTGGACTCAAGTGCTTATAAAAACACTTGTTCAAGTAAGCACTTATTTTAttaagctaaaaataaaaacataaaaattaagcaaGTAGAGGGGGTGCAGAACGTAAGTCAGGCGTGTGCAGAAAACAAATACAGAAGTCCAGGCCCAAGCCCAGtccattttcaaaaaaaaaagtagaaagaaagaaacggTTCCGTGCGGCACTAGTCCATGGCGCGTGATACAGATCTCAGATGTCGGCCTTCTGATCCATCCGATGGCTAGgatttaacaaatcaaaatagatcTGAGCCTTTAGATCGTTTTATAATAATCTAACGGTCATGACTTAAAATTGGAGGGAGCCAATGACGCGTCGccacgtcatcgtcttcaacctccaccttcttcttcctcatgaAGAACATGAAGGGAAGCCATGAAAGCTTCAAAATACCTTCATGactataacaacaacaacactaaaTCTCAACCGAAAATTACGAGTGGGTATACCATTTTACTCGAAATTTAACGTTGATCATGAATCCATGCTTAGATTTCACAGTGGAGGTATAGATTTTAAAAAACGATTCAATctttaaaacctaaaaaaattgaaaacacttATTTGAGCGAAATAAGCAAAATAAACGGTTGGAAAAGCTTGAGGACATGATTTGGAACATGAATCAATTCGAAACTTACTTAGTTTGACTTTTAATTCGAAACTTATTTACTTAGTTTGGGATTTTGAGATTATAACATGTTTCATCAAAATGTCTATGATCGGATGGTTGTGAttaacttatgcaccatacataagattgaccttatgcatattaacttgttttttttttaatagaaaagacATCAATATTACTCATAATTGTTTGACCCAAATCAATTTTCACATGTGCGCTATTCAATGAATCCAATGACCAAAAGAAACATTGCACATCAAATCTTATCTTTTgactattttgtttttcttccttttattaAATTTGGCTATATatgtgaaagccaaaaaaaaaaaaaaaaaaaaaaatttggctatatatattttgcttataaCAAAAGCTAGCAAAAACATCATTGAGtctaaaacaagaaaaacaatgaaTAGAGAGTGCTCAATTCCATCGCTGAAGAAAAAATTGCTAGCTGAAGAAACCCTTCTTGTTGAGTCAAATCCAACGACTAACCAAAGAAAGCCTGGATGGAAGGCTATGCCTTATATTTTAGGtgtgtttcttataatatgcaatataatttgaaactttttcaatttttttattgtgcaTTTGTGCTCAGGGGAAATGATTGATTGACATGAAGAATTTTGTGCAGGAAATAATACAGCTGAGAGGTTGGCAAATTTTGGAATCCAAACAAACTTTATTGTGTATTTGATGAAAGTTTATAACATGGATCATGTTCTTGCTGCAAATATTATGAATACTTGGATGGCTATCTCCAATGTTGTTCCTCTCATTGGTGCCTTTGTTGCTGATTCCTACTTGGGAAAATTTCTTACAATTGCCATTGCTTCCTTTGCTAGTCTTATAGTAtgttttcatttcattaatttgagtttatagggtcatgctaatAATGCCTCTGAGACATTTGTTAAGcataacaaaatagaaaataaaagataaaattaatatttgtaagACAACCTTTTACacttttaagatattaaatCCACAAGTTCCAAAATAGAATTTCCTTTTTAATATGCTTAATCATTGCTCTGGCCGAGagattgaacaaaaaaaaatattattgtctCGGGGCACTGTTTATAGTATGCTTAATACTTCTAGGTTTCATTAACTAAAGTTAACTCGTGTATATTATCGAGCAGGTAAATCAGAtgaatctaaattttttttttcacttaaaaTGTTTGTAGAGTTAAACCATGACACTGTAATAACATGGAAAATTGCTGAAATTTCAACACATctttaatttgttattaaaCCATtagattattatattatataattcaacttttgtttataatattacttataggGATTGGTGATACTAATGCTAACAGCATGGGTGCCACAACTTCATCCAACACCATGCTCAATTCAACAGCAACAATCTGGTATTTGTAATGACCACACAGATTTCCAACTATGGGTCTTAATTTTTGGTCTATTCTGGTTATCAATTGGCACTGGTGGAATTAGACCTTGCAGCATTCCCTTTGCAGTTGATCAATTTGATTTGACAACTTCTGAAGGAAGACATGGAAGTAGCAGGTTTTATAATTTGTACTACACCACACAAACACTAGTTATGTTGATAAACCAAACACTTTTGGTTTATATTGAAGATTCTGTTAGTTGGACTCTTGGTTATGGATTGTTCACTATGTTTATGGTTGTTTCGATTATCATTTTCTTTGCTGGTATAAGAGTTTATTCTTATGTTCAGCCTGAAGGAAGTATATTCTATAACATTGCTCAAGTGTTGGTAGCAGCTAGACACAAGAAACACCTTCATCTTCCTGCTTTTGAGGATTCAGAAGGAGCTTTCTATGATCCTACATTCCAGAATGATTTGGACGGAAAATTGCCTCTTACAAAAGAATTTAGGTAAGCACTTATATGGCATCATAgtcattttttaagaaaaaatcgGACTTGGCCAATTTATCAATTGATTCAAATGCGGTCAAATCTAAGCTTATTAAAACTCGATTGAACTGGGTTAAACTGAGTTCAACCGCGGATGATTCAaccaatttgttttttctttcaattatttttaaaagataaatctAAAAGTCAAAAGGGATAATTGATATCTTTAAAAAATTAGACCATAATAAATCTCTTACGGAGAGTTTGTCTTCCATTTGGGTCACAAAAGGTTCGAGAGGTCAACCACCGCAGTTGCGCAAAGAATATATATAGCaagttttcaataaaaaattattataatatagatcTTAATAAAATACTTTCATTTATCTAATTAtgacatttaaaatattagtaGAAATTTCAAAGGATATATATGCTTCCTTAACCTTataattaatgattttaatggttgatatttatttttatttttattatttattatagttGTTTAAACAAAGCTGCTATTGTGGTTGAGGAGAATGAATTAACCAATGATGGATCAAGCAAAGATCCATGGAGACTTTGTAGCATCCaacaaattgaagaattgaagtGCATGCTAAAAATAATACCAATATGGGTAACGAGCATCATAGTCTTCATTCCACCAGGACAACTATCAATATTTTCAATATCACAAGCCTTAAAAATGGACAGAAACATAGGAAATTTTGAAATACATGCTGGCTCAGTATCAGTAATAACATTAATAGCAATAGGTATATTTCTACCATTCTATGATAGTGTAATTTCACCTTTACTTGAGAAAATCACAAAACAAGAGCAAGGACTAACAACCCTTCAAAGGATAGGACTTGGACATGGTTCTGCAATTCTATCAGTAGTAGTTGCAGGGTTGGTTGAAATAAGAAGAAGGAAATTAACAATTTCAATGGGAGATTCTAACGGCGTTGCGCCTATGTCGGTAATGTGGCTAGCTCCTCAGTTTTTGCTTATAGcattttgtcatatttttggAACAGTTGGATACACTGAATTTTTCAACAAAGAATCACCTAATAGTATGAGAAGTATAAGCAATTCTTTGCTATGTCTCAATATTTCCGTTGGTAGTAACCTTAGCACATTCATTGTGAACATTGTGCATTCTTATACAGGGAAACAAGGTGGATCAGATTGGCTTGATAGTGATATTAATAAGGGAAGATTGGAGTATTTCTATTTCATCATTGCTGGATTGGCAGTGCTAAATTTGtgttatttcatattttgtGCTCGTAAATATTGTTACAAGATCACTTCATTAAAGGataaaaaatagtgaaaaacTATGGTTTGTAGATTGgtcacaaatatattttacatAAACCTTCCTTGTTttgttaaacaaaaataaacattcCTTGTAATAGAAGTGACATGAATAATTTCCAGAGTGTTTGAAGTTCAATGTCTGTTTTCTACCAATCATAGCTAAAATATTGTATATAGTTATTTGTGTTTtagtatatattaaaattgctcGTCTTATATAAGGTTACTTTGGTTACTTCTTTCAAGGCTTATACATAAGAATATTGTAATTCTTCATACAATCATACATGTATTAAATTTaggttttgtttggtaaaattagcctATAGCTAATGACGAGTAGTTTATAGTTGATGGTTGATGAcatatagcttatagctgatagttTATTACCGATGGCTGATAAGTTAATTGTAGTATTTGACTAATAAGTTTATTATCATACATATTATATAAGGTTATCTGAGTGTTTTAAATATCTTTGTatcatgattttatttattttcattggGAAATTAAGAAAGAAATGAAAAGCATAGGCTTCTCCTCGCCGCCGTCAACTAAGCTTCTTGCCTCATCCTCAACTGAACATTCTATCTCTTTGACAGCACCTCACCTTCCTTCATCCCATGGTGGTTTTAGTGTGAACCTCCTTTCTCTCACAGAAGTTCTCTCTCTATCACCAATTCAGTAGGCAACACGCTCATCATCGTCGCCATATACTCCCTTCACCATCACCATGACATCCCTATTCACTGTCGTATACGgtcaaaaattattattataaaacgtATTAACAATGACCTTTGATTtgataattaacaaaaataagaacgatgaataacacaattaaacgGAAGATTTTAGTTGGAAACGATATATCCGATTAAAGAAAAACAACCAATCCAATGGTTCTAAATAAAATTCTTCTACGTTTATATTCTTGTTTGATAACAAATTAACCGAACAAGCATCGATTATTTCTACCCAAATTCTCATTGATTAAACATCGCATAGTTTGATTAAGTATGAAAGAACAAGCGTCTTAAAACACAATCAATCGAAATTCGAATTTGATCAAACCTATAAGTAAGCATCATATACTCTATCAATCTCTATTCAAACTATCCTAATCAAGAGACAAGTTGGTTCAAATAATTAATCTcaatcaaatttgaaaaaaccaaacttatataaaaaattgaaagaaaaaaaaataaaaacgagaaacaaaatgaaattatgTTATTCAGAGGACGGATGTCTTACACGATGTCTAGGACAACTGTATATTTTGTAAGATGTCTGGGACAACTTGTAAGACAATAGTTTTATTCAGGGATTCCGGAAGGTGTTCGCGAGGAGCGGTAGCACAAGCACCAACTTTTTAGGggcactttttttttactatatttatattaatgttaatatttattttttttgtataagcttaaactctaataaaaaaaaagtaagattaGATTGAACCACATATGAcatgcatatataataattaaaaaaaaaaaaaaacttaattgcacatttggtcccttatgtttattttaagtttcaagttagtcccttatgttttaaaagtttcaagttggccccttatgtttattttaggtttcaagttggtcccttgtaTTTTAAACGTTTCAAGTTTGTCCttcaagttttgaaaatttgaattagttaTTAGTCCCTATTTGATCATCTTTATAGGactaactaattcaaattttagaaacttgagggaccaacttgaaacttttaaagcATAAGAgaccaatttgaaacaaaataaacataagagaccaacttgaaacctaaaataaacataagggatcaaatgtgtcattaaacatttaaaaatattaatatattaaaataaaatcattctctctttgtacaaaaaaaaaaaattcatacattaattgtgtcaaaaaatcCCACATAAATGTGATTCACCAAAAAAACCaccaaatttataatttcaacaAAACACTCAAAATCTTGAAGACGACcctaattttattgattttcatTACAACCAAAAGCAAATTTACATTAGACAGAAAAAGTACATAAAAATGCCTCTCTTGTGGTAAAAAGAAATCCGGGCAGATGCCTCTCATTTAGTCATATCTTTCCCAATAGAGCCCAAAAATTTCGCAGTTTAATTACCACATCGTTCCCAATCATGGTGACTTAAACACACTGGTAGGAGCGATACGAATAACCGACGACGAACTATGCGACTAATGAACAAAATAGCAcaagaaaaaatgtaaaaaaaatgctaGAATGAAAGAATAGGGAGAATGAGAAAAttagtatgatttttttttcgcACAAATGGTGTGAGTTTATAGAATTCACCAAGTAGTTTGATTGGCTGAAGCTATATGACAACCACACACGTGACCGATCACATTTGACCACTTGTCAATACAGTTTGATTGCACGGGAGACTTTTTTTCTTCTGCCAACGAGTTTTGCTGTTTGTAATGTGAATTCCGTTCGTGGTATAGCCAACGAACCATTTTTTCACAGTTTTTGCAATTTTAGTTACCGTTTGGCTTagatttttttcctcttctttttccttAGAACTAAGAAGCTAGACCAAATAACCATTTTTAAAAGCTCCggtaagaaaagaaaaaagaagttttctatattttaagaaaaattataatatattgtgaaacatatcttttaacctcattataattaaaaaaaaaaacttttaactttttttataaataaagtaagatttaccaaacaactttaattttagttttaaagctaTTATGGGCTTAtttgacccaactttttttagagtttatgcaaactgtttatgcaatttttatatattattataagtttgtcaaggtagtttatgataaaataatttataaaattacaattttcactagtctgaacttataaaatagtataaaacctaatttatattgcataagttgtttgcataagctctaaaaaaaaactaagccaAACGGACCCTATATCTATCTTTATGATAAAAATAgcttctacacctaaaaaaaatGGGCCAAACGGTACCTTATACTCTCGCAACCTAACCAGTAAGAGGGGTGTAAATGGAAAGTAGGGGGTGCGTGAGAAGCTCAGGAAATCTAAAAAGAAAGACTCGTCGCTAAAACTCGCGCTCTTTGATTAAAATTAACGTGGATGATCCATTTGAAAATAGTTCTAACATAAAGTGATGAAAATGAATATTAGAGAGAATATTCAAAATAGTACTTCATCCATTCCTTTTTAAAGTGTCATTTTGAATCACCGTCCACTATTCGCATAATCTActtttatcataaatttttattaatgtataaAATCAAATGTTAGCAAATAGAATATTAttcaatttgttataaaattttaataattttttatgatagataattaaaaatagtagtGATCAAAATTATACGATAACATGTGTGTCATGGTaaaaaacgacacttaaaaacaaatagatGGAGTAATTATTAGAGAAAATTTTCATGAATTTGAAGAATCTCAAGTCACAGGGTAAAACTAAAATGGATTCCATTTATCCTCACTTCAGTTTTGTCTCTCTTCCCTCTTTCTTGCCCATGCCAAACAATAGAAAATTGTAGTTTctcctctctttctctctttgaTATCTCTCTCTACAACATTGCTCTCGTAACAAACAGACGCATAAAGCTTTGCCACGTAAACTACCTCACGGGTCCATTTAACGATTTTTCATTAGG
Coding sequences within it:
- the LOC123897089 gene encoding protein NRT1/ PTR FAMILY 2.13-like translates to MNRECSIPSLKKKLLAEETLLVESNPTTNQRKPGWKAMPYILGNNTAERLANFGIQTNFIVYLMKVYNMDHVLAANIMNTWMAISNVVPLIGAFVADSYLGKFLTIAIASFASLIGLVILMLTAWVPQLHPTPCSIQQQQSGICNDHTDFQLWVLIFGLFWLSIGTGGIRPCSIPFAVDQFDLTTSEGRHGSSRFYNLYYTTQTLVMLINQTLLVYIEDSVSWTLGYGLFTMFMVVSIIIFFAGIRVYSYVQPEGSIFYNIAQVLVAARHKKHLHLPAFEDSEGAFYDPTFQNDLDGKLPLTKEFSCLNKAAIVVEENELTNDGSSKDPWRLCSIQQIEELKCMLKIIPIWVTSIIVFIPPGQLSIFSISQALKMDRNIGNFEIHAGSVSVITLIAIGIFLPFYDSVISPLLEKITKQEQGLTTLQRIGLGHGSAILSVVVAGLVEIRRRKLTISMGDSNGVAPMSVMWLAPQFLLIAFCHIFGTVGYTEFFNKESPNSMRSISNSLLCLNISVGSNLSTFIVNIVHSYTGKQGGSDWLDSDINKGRLEYFYFIIAGLAVLNLCYFIFCARKYCYKITSLKDKK